Proteins from a genomic interval of Aspergillus flavus chromosome 7, complete sequence:
- a CDS encoding NAD dependent epimerase/dehydratase encodes MHAYSDTLTDGMIRSEHTQLKGVPVPKSILVTGGAGFIGGWFVRHLLQTYGDRYAVTCFDNLDYCASVNKFKAVSQLSNFHFVRGNVCTPKDVENALRNYHIDSIVHFAARSHVDTSLNGSLSFTQINVIGTQVLLEVAREQGSIRRFIHVSTDEVYGENDAQNPTAFTEEQSLHPTNPYSASKAATEMIIQAYRKSFHIPLIIVRCNNVFGPRQYPEKLIPRFITLLNQRRRMPFHGDGRTSRAFLWAGDAAEALDVIFHKGTDGETYNISSNDHLQVDR; translated from the exons ATGCATGCCTATTCTGATACACTTACAGATGGCATGATTCGTTCGGAGCATACGCAACTCAAGGGTGTGCCGGTGCCGAAGAGTATCCTGGTGACCGGGGGTGCCGGCTTCAT CGGCGGCTGGTTCGTCCGGCATCTGTTGCAGACCTACGGCGACCGTTACGCCGTGACCTGCTTCGATAATCTCGACTACTGCGCCTCAGTAAACAAGTTCAAGGCTGTTTCCCAACTCTCGAACTTTCATTTCGTCAGAGGGAACGTTTGCACTCCAAAAGATGTAGAAAATGCGCTCCGCAACTATCACATTGACTCTATTGTCCATTTCGCTGCTAGGTCGCATGTTGATACATCACTCAACGGTTCTCTATCGTTTACACAAATCAATGTCATAGGCACTCAGGTGCTGCTAGAAGTTGCTCGGGAGCAAGGCTCGATCAGACGATTTATCCACGTATCCACTGATGAGGTATACGGTGAGAACGATGCTCAAAACCCTACTGCCTTCACCGAGGAGCAAAGCCTGCATCCCACAAATCCATACTCAGCGAGCAAAGCCGCGACTGAGATGATCATCCAAGCATACCGAAAGTCGTTTCACATACCACTCATTATTGTGCGATGTAATAATGTGTTCGGGCCACGTCAATATCCTGAGA AGCTGATCCCTCGATTCATTACCCTCTTGaaccagagaagaagaatgccGTTCCATGGAGACGGCCGCACATCTCGCGCATTTTTATGGGCGGGTGATGCTGCAGAGGCACTTGACGTGATCTTCCACAAGGGAACCGATGGTGAGACGTACAATATCTCCTCTAACGACCACCTGCAGGTTGACAGGTAG
- a CDS encoding putative alpha/beta hydrolase (hypothetical protein Ao3042_05611) encodes MAATQTIQVPHLGGIKAGYALSNDHYDPSKPTCVLINSMCMTVSLYHDQFNNKELTDAMNLLAIEPLGHGATSCPSEHFTYWDSAIMALQVMDHFGIQKAFALGTSQGGWMVTRMALLAPDRILGLMPLGTSMDYESADSRSKGCWDPAASLTAFYDKWTSPLATPDFVVDDVWCGLVGGIGFGAAATAEKSAFWTQTLKEVYKGDEGRKKVRMALNCLLERDGLLLRLRDIKCPVYWLQGTEDTPFGTVVPAEQIKLFTASPEAKLVMIEGGAHYLNATNPKEVNEALLEMVTKYQ; translated from the exons ATGGCGGCGACACAAACTATTCAAGTTCCCCACCTGGGCGGTATCAAGGCCGGTTATGCCCTCTCCAATGACCACTACGATCCCTCCAAGCCGACATGCGTTCTGATCAATTCTATGTGCATGACCGTCTCTCTCTACCATGATCAATTCAATAACAAGGAGCTGACCGACGCGATGAACCTCCTGGCCATTGAGCCATTGGGTCATGGCGCGACCAGTTGTCCCTCCGAACATTTTACCTACTGGGATTCGGCCATCATGGCATTACAGGTGATGGATCACTTTGGGATCCAGAAGGCATTCGCCCTGGGAACAAGCCAGGGAGGATGGATGGTGACCCGGATGGCACTTCTCGCACCAGACAGG ATCCTCGGTCTCATGCCCCTGGGAACATCCATGGATTACGAATCAGCTGATTCTCGGTCCAAGGGATGCTGGGACCCCGCAGCCAGTTTGACAGCCTTCTATGACAAGTGGACGAGCCCTTTGGCCACACCTGACTTTGTTGTCGATGATGTTTGGTGCGGTCTGGTAGGAGGCATTGGCTTCGGGGCTGCGGCCACCGCGGAGAAATCTGCCTTCTGGACCCAAACCCTGAAAGAGGTGTACAAGGGTGATGAGGGACGAAAGAAGGTGCGCATGGCGCTCAATTGCCTCCTGGAGCGAGACGGACTGTTGCTCCGACTGAGGGACATCAAATGTCCTGTTTATTGGCTACAG GGCACTGAGGATACACCATTTGGAACCGTCGTTCCTGCGGAGCAAATCAAACTTTTCACTGCTTCCCCGGAGGCCAAATTGGTCATGATTGAGGGCGGTGCGCACTATCTGAACGCCACC